In Pseudomonadota bacterium, one DNA window encodes the following:
- a CDS encoding HigA family addiction module antidote protein, with amino-acid sequence MGVSRRSVNELCTGKRSITVDTALMLAKVFGNTPNFWLNLQQRNDIWTALHSPKRMEKIESVKPIREAMA; translated from the coding sequence ATGGGTGTAAGCCGCAGATCAGTAAATGAGCTTTGTACCGGCAAAAGATCTATCACCGTTGACACTGCATTAATGCTGGCAAAAGTATTCGGCAATACACCAAATTTTTGGCTTAATTTACAGCAACGCAATGATATATGGACAGCATTACACTCACCAAAGCGTATGGAAAAAATTGAGAGTGTTAAACCGATTCGTGAAGCGATGGCTTGA
- a CDS encoding RHS repeat protein gives MRTIYADSSATQMEYNSAGQLKVSVDALGNRTTFAYDAAGRRLSVTDALGRGNLPLQWV, from the coding sequence GTGCGCACGATCTATGCAGACAGCAGCGCAACTCAAATGGAATACAATAGTGCCGGTCAGCTCAAGGTTTCAGTAGATGCCCTGGGCAACCGTACAACGTTCGCCTATGACGCAGCCGGTCGCAGACTTTCGGTTACCGATGCTTTGGGCCGGGGCAACTTGCCTCTGCAATGGGTGTAA